A single Nisaea sp. DNA region contains:
- a CDS encoding NADH-quinone oxidoreductase subunit M, with amino-acid sequence MSDWPLLSLVTFLPLAGALFIALTRGEEKQVAKNARYVALWTSLITFVVSLLIWAGFDPTTADFQFVEKRDWLPDWGIGYHMGVDGISMWFVLLSTLLTPICILSSWEAVQKRVKEYMIAFLVLETLMVGMFCALDILVFYIFFEGVLIPMFLIIGIWGGARRVYAAFKFFLYTLLGSVLMLIAILTMYLQTGTTDIPELMAAGFSTELQTWLWLAFFASFAVKVPMWPVHTWLPDAHVEAPTAGSVILAGVLLKMGGYGFLRFSIPMFPEATEYFAPLVFVLSVVAVIYTSLVALVQEDMKKLIAYSSVAHMGFVTIGMFTLNTQGVEGSIFQMLSHGVVSGALFLCVGVVYDRMHTREIAAYGGLVERMPRYALVFMIFTMASVGLPATSGFVGEFLILMGAFEASTWLAAFAATGLILGAAYMLYLYRRVIFGVMDKEALKQILDLSPREIAIFAPLIILVFWMGIYPSTFLDIMSVSVDHLISNYKVALGDAGVAVAAR; translated from the coding sequence ATGAGCGATTGGCCTCTCCTCTCTCTGGTAACCTTCCTGCCGCTGGCGGGGGCACTTTTCATTGCGCTGACCCGCGGTGAAGAAAAGCAGGTTGCCAAGAATGCCCGCTACGTGGCGCTCTGGACCTCGCTGATAACCTTTGTGGTATCGCTGCTGATCTGGGCCGGGTTCGACCCGACCACGGCTGACTTCCAGTTCGTCGAGAAGCGCGACTGGCTGCCGGATTGGGGCATCGGCTATCACATGGGTGTCGACGGCATCTCCATGTGGTTCGTGCTGCTGTCCACGCTGCTCACACCGATCTGCATTCTCTCAAGCTGGGAAGCTGTGCAGAAGCGGGTGAAGGAATACATGATCGCCTTCCTGGTCCTTGAGACCCTGATGGTCGGCATGTTCTGTGCGCTGGATATTCTGGTCTTCTACATCTTCTTTGAAGGTGTGCTGATCCCGATGTTCCTTATCATCGGAATCTGGGGCGGTGCCCGCCGGGTCTATGCGGCGTTCAAGTTCTTCCTCTACACGCTGCTCGGCTCCGTGCTGATGCTGATCGCCATCCTGACCATGTATCTGCAGACGGGAACCACGGATATCCCGGAACTGATGGCCGCAGGTTTCTCCACGGAACTGCAGACCTGGCTCTGGCTCGCGTTCTTTGCCTCCTTCGCGGTCAAGGTGCCGATGTGGCCTGTCCATACATGGTTGCCCGATGCTCACGTTGAGGCGCCGACGGCGGGGTCCGTGATCCTGGCTGGCGTGCTGCTGAAGATGGGCGGTTACGGCTTCCTGCGCTTCTCCATTCCGATGTTCCCGGAAGCGACCGAGTATTTCGCGCCGCTGGTCTTCGTGCTCAGTGTCGTGGCGGTGATCTACACCTCGCTCGTCGCCCTGGTGCAGGAAGATATGAAGAAGCTGATTGCGTATTCTTCGGTTGCGCATATGGGCTTCGTCACCATCGGGATGTTCACGCTGAACACCCAGGGCGTCGAAGGCTCTATCTTCCAGATGCTGAGCCACGGCGTTGTCTCGGGCGCGCTCTTCCTTTGCGTCGGCGTGGTCTATGACCGGATGCACACCCGCGAGATCGCGGCGTATGGCGGTCTGGTGGAGCGTATGCCGCGTTATGCGCTTGTCTTCATGATATTCACCATGGCTTCTGTCGGCCTGCCGGCCACCAGCGGTTTCGTCGGTGAGTTCCTGATCCTGATGGGCGCCTTTGAGGCGAGTACCTGGCTTGCGGCCTTTGCCGCCACGGGCCTGATCCTCGGTGCCGCCTACATGCTCTATCTTTATCGCCGGGTTATCTTCGGTGTGATGGACAAGGAGGCTTTGAAGCAGATCCTTGACCTGTCGCCGCGCGAGATCGCGATTTTCGCACCGCTCATCATCCTCGTCTTC
- the nuoL gene encoding NADH-quinone oxidoreductase subunit L: protein MYAAIVFLPLLGSLIAGFGNRAIGDRPAQLVTCAGMFGALGLSIIAFFDVALGGNPVTVELFTWISSGSMEASWALKFDTLTAVMLIVVTGVSTMVHVYSIGYMSHDGSKPRFMAYLSLFTFAMLMLVTADNLVQMFFGWEGVGLASYLLIGFWFHKPSANAAAMKAFIVNRVGDFGFALGIFGTYLLFDTVVLDDIFAAAPEKAGMTLEFLGTEWHALTILCMLLFIGAMGKSAQLGLHTWLPDAMEGPTPVSALIHAATMVTAGVFMVARLSPMMEFSPDTLMVITIVGATTAFFAATVGLCQNDIKRVIAYSTCSQLGYMFFACGVSAYSAAIFHLMTHAFFKALLFLGAGSVIHAMSDEQDMRNMGGIWRHIKLTYIMMWIGSWALVGLPPFSGFFSKDLIIEVAYARHTGVGDYAFWLGVGAAFMTAFYSWRLLIMTFHGAPRASKEVMSHIHESPPVMTVPLIVLATGAVFAGWLGYQYFGGDLREQFWGAAIFVADGNDTIEGAHHVPTWVKLLPIVVTVAGIGLAYVMYMFVPGLPAKVASTFRPIYLFLLNKWYFDELYDYIFIRPAMKLGRIFWKSGDGAIIDGFGPDGVSLITKLAAVRAGKMQSGYVYHYAFAMMIGVVAIISWYMLMSGK from the coding sequence ATGTACGCCGCAATCGTCTTCCTGCCGCTGCTCGGCAGTCTCATCGCGGGCTTCGGTAACCGCGCCATCGGAGACCGTCCGGCGCAGCTTGTCACCTGTGCCGGCATGTTCGGTGCGCTGGGGCTCTCGATCATCGCTTTCTTCGATGTCGCGCTCGGCGGTAACCCGGTCACGGTCGAGTTGTTCACCTGGATTTCTTCCGGATCGATGGAAGCCTCCTGGGCGCTCAAGTTCGATACCCTGACGGCGGTCATGCTGATCGTGGTCACAGGCGTGTCGACCATGGTTCATGTTTATTCCATCGGATACATGAGCCACGACGGGTCGAAGCCGCGTTTCATGGCCTATCTCAGCCTCTTTACCTTTGCCATGCTGATGCTGGTGACGGCGGACAATCTGGTGCAGATGTTCTTCGGCTGGGAAGGCGTCGGTCTCGCTTCCTATCTGCTGATCGGCTTCTGGTTCCACAAGCCGTCCGCCAACGCCGCGGCAATGAAGGCTTTCATCGTCAACCGGGTCGGCGATTTCGGTTTTGCCCTCGGCATCTTCGGTACCTACCTACTGTTCGATACGGTCGTGCTGGACGATATCTTCGCCGCCGCACCGGAAAAGGCGGGCATGACGCTCGAGTTCCTCGGTACCGAGTGGCACGCCCTGACCATCCTTTGCATGCTGTTGTTCATCGGTGCCATGGGCAAGTCGGCCCAGCTTGGCTTGCACACCTGGCTACCGGACGCCATGGAAGGCCCGACGCCGGTCTCCGCGCTTATTCACGCTGCGACCATGGTGACGGCCGGTGTGTTCATGGTCGCGCGCCTGTCGCCGATGATGGAATTCTCGCCCGATACGCTCATGGTGATCACAATTGTCGGGGCAACGACGGCCTTCTTCGCGGCGACCGTCGGTCTCTGCCAGAACGACATCAAGCGGGTGATCGCCTATTCGACCTGTAGCCAGCTCGGCTACATGTTCTTCGCCTGCGGTGTTTCGGCCTATTCCGCCGCTATCTTCCACCTGATGACGCACGCCTTCTTCAAGGCGCTGCTGTTCCTCGGCGCCGGCTCGGTGATCCACGCCATGTCGGACGAGCAGGACATGCGCAACATGGGCGGCATCTGGAGACACATCAAACTCACCTACATCATGATGTGGATCGGTAGCTGGGCTCTGGTCGGCCTGCCGCCATTCTCCGGTTTCTTCTCGAAGGATCTGATCATCGAAGTGGCGTATGCGCGTCACACCGGCGTCGGCGATTACGCCTTCTGGCTCGGTGTCGGGGCGGCCTTCATGACAGCGTTCTACAGCTGGCGTCTCCTGATCATGACCTTCCACGGCGCTCCGCGCGCCAGCAAGGAAGTCATGAGCCATATCCACGAATCCCCGCCGGTCATGACAGTGCCGCTGATCGTTCTTGCGACCGGCGCGGTATTCGCTGGATGGCTCGGTTACCAGTATTTCGGCGGCGATCTACGCGAGCAATTCTGGGGTGCCGCGATCTTCGTTGCCGACGGTAACGATACGATCGAGGGCGCGCACCACGTACCGACATGGGTGAAACTGCTGCCGATCGTCGTCACCGTCGCCGGTATCGGGCTTGCCTATGTCATGTACATGTTCGTGCCCGGTTTGCCGGCGAAGGTCGCTTCGACCTTCCGGCCGATCTACCTGTTCCTGCTGAACAAGTGGTACTTCGACGAGCTGTACGACTACATCTTCATCCGTCCGGCCATGAAGCTCGGCCGGATCTTCTGGAAAAGCGGCGATGGCGCGATCATCGACGGCTTCGGCCCCGACGGCGTCAGCCTGATTACCAAGCTTGCGGCGGTCCGAGCCGGCAAGATGCAGTCCGGATATGTCTACCATTATGCCTTTGCGATGATGATCGGCGTGGTTGCGATCATCTCCTGGTACATGCTGATGAGCGGGAAGTAA
- the nuoK gene encoding NADH-quinone oxidoreductase subunit NuoK, with protein sequence MEIGLAHYLTVAAVLFTLGMFGIFLNRKNVIIIMMSIELMLLAVNINLVTFSVFLNDLVGQIFALFVLTVAAAEAAIGLAILVVYFRNRGSIAVEDINLMKG encoded by the coding sequence TTGGAAATCGGCCTGGCGCATTACCTGACGGTTGCCGCCGTCCTCTTCACACTCGGTATGTTCGGGATCTTCCTGAACCGGAAGAACGTGATCATCATCATGATGTCGATCGAGCTCATGCTGCTCGCGGTGAACATCAACCTGGTGACCTTCTCCGTCTTCCTGAACGATCTCGTCGGACAGATCTTCGCACTCTTCGTGCTGACGGTCGCCGCGGCGGAGGCCGCCATTGGCCTTGCCATCCTCGTGGTGTATTTCCGCAATCGCGGAAGCATCGCGGTCGAAGACATCAACCTGATGAAAGGGTAA